The genomic interval GTCGACCCGCGGGGGCCATGGATCCGCCTGAGCCGCGACGAGCTCGCACCGCTGCTCGCGTCCTGATGGGGTATTGACGCGCGCGGTCCACTCGACTTACTCTTTATCAACACAACGGTTGATAAATGGATGAGTTGATGAACGAAACGGATGTGGCACTCGACCGGGCCTTTGCCGCGCTGGCAGACCCGATCCGGCGGGCGATCATCGCTCGCTTGAGCCGGGGCTCCGCCACGCTCGGCGAACTCGCGGAGCCGTTCGCCATCACGCTCCAGGCCGTGTCGAAGCACATCTCGGTGCTCGAGGACGCGGGCCTGGTGTGGCGGACGCGCGAGGCGCAGCGCAAGCCCGTTCATCTCGACGCGGCCGCACTCGAGCGACTCACCTCGTGGATCGACCGCTATCGCCTCGAAGCCGAGGCGGCGTATCGCCGGCTCGACGCCGTCATCGCGGCGGCCGCGGCTGGACCCCCTCGCATCACCGACGACCCCGGGACGGGGTCACCACGAAGAGAAGGAGAAACACGATGAACACCACGAACCCCGTCGTCATCGAGGCCACGCCCGGTCAGTCGTATGCCGACATCACGCGAGAGTTCGAAGCACCCGTCGAGGCGG from Microbacterium pumilum carries:
- a CDS encoding metalloregulator ArsR/SmtB family transcription factor, translated to MNETDVALDRAFAALADPIRRAIIARLSRGSATLGELAEPFAITLQAVSKHISVLEDAGLVWRTREAQRKPVHLDAAALERLTSWIDRYRLEAEAAYRRLDAVIAAAAAGPPRITDDPGTGSPRREGETR